One region of Juglans regia cultivar Chandler chromosome 4, Walnut 2.0, whole genome shotgun sequence genomic DNA includes:
- the LOC108986559 gene encoding alpha carbonic anhydrase 7-like yields MKNPSKSIFISSILIFVVLFSHLTSTASQEVEDEREFDYLDGSEMGPRHWGDIRKEWAACKNGDMQSPIDLSSRRVKLTSKLGELKRSYKPSNAIIKNRGHDISVQWVGDAGSIQINGTDYSLQQGHWHSPSEHSINGRRYDLELHMVHLSQDINMKNKIAVVGLFYKIGRPDAFLSKLMRSITSMADEKAERNIGVIDPIEIKMGGKRYYRYMGSLTVPPCTEGVTWIINKRVRTVSRKQVKLLREVVHDYAEMNARPVQPLNRREVHLYCQTLRRTKN; encoded by the exons ATGAAGAATCCAAGCAAATCGATCTTTATATCAAGCATTTTGATCTTTGTAGTTCTTTTCTCACATCTAACGTCAACCGCATCTCAGGAAGTCG AGGAtgagagagagtttgattaTTTGGATGGTAGCGAGATGGGGCCACGTCATTGGGGAGACATCCGGAAAGAATGGGCTGCATGTAAGAATGGAGATATGCAGTCTCCCATAGATTTGTCAAGTCGGAGAGTGAAATTGACTTCCAAGTTGGGGGAACTAAAAAGGAGCTACAAACCTTCTAATGCCATCATCAAGAATAGAGGGCATGATATTTCG GTGCAATGGGTAGGTGATGCCGGCTCCATACAGATCAACGGCACTGATTACTCTCTCCAACAAGGACATTGGCACTCACCTTCCGAGCATTCCATCAATGGCaggag GTATGACTTGGAGCTGCATATGGTTCACTTAAGCCAGGAcatcaacatgaaaaataagATTGCTGTTGTTGGACTTTTCTATAAGATTGGTCGACCAGATGCTTTCCTCTCAAAG TTGATGCGAAGCATAACATCCATGGCCGATGAGAAGGCAGAAAGAAATATTGGGGTGATTGATcctatagaaataaaaatgggTGGAAAGAGGTACTACAGATACATGGGCTCTCTCACTGTTCCTCCATGCACTGAAGGTGTTACTTGGATAATCAATAAGAGG GTAAGGACTGTCTCAAGGAAGCAAGTAAAGTTACTCAGAGAGGTGGTCCATGAT TATGCTGAGATGAATGCAAGACCAGTTCAACCACTCAACCGTCGTGAGGTCCACTTATATTGTCAAACGttaagaagaacaaaaaactaA